The segment TTTTGAGCACGCAGCACTTGAAATTGACACTGCCAGAGCTAGTAAAAACAAAACAAATCTTTTAATGTTTCTTTTCATAATCTCTCCCCCTTCAAATTAATTGAAATTCTTAAGCACTTCCTGTACATAACAGTTGAAACAGCTTTTACGATAAATCTGCTATTTTAAAAATCCTTTTACAACTTGTACCCGTATTGCAATTAATTGAAATTGCAAATGCGTACCCCATAAAACACTTTGTCCCCTCCTCCCATTGTTCCTTTTCCCATATCAAACAACTTTTGGCGTTATGGAAATTTTATTTTGCCACCGGACGTTTTTCTGCTTTATCTGCGGCGCCTGCATTCTCTTTGGCTGCCGCCCTGTCAGCGGACATTTCTTCCACGGTCTTTGTATGTAATCTGGCAGCTCCCTGATAGCCTTCTCTAGTTGGAATCAGCCTACCTGATTTCAATCTTTCTTTCGCCTCTTCGATTTGTCTTGTATACTGTGGCAGCCATTTTTCCTGCGCTACCAGCATCTCATCCACCAGCTGCCAAATTTCCGGGGGATTACAAACCGCACCAACCAATGGGTCCATCATCATTGCCTGCCTCAGAAGAATATCGTCACCATGTACAGCCGCTTCTACGGCCAACCGCTGTACGCTGATGCTGGCATTGCAAACAGCTGCACAACCCAGCGGCAAGTCACCGACTTTTGGTATATTTATTCCATTGGCATCTACATATCCAGGGACTTCCACCACTGCATCATCCGGTAAATTGGTTATTGTCCCTTCATTTACTACATTAAAATGGCCTCTATACAAACGGCCGGTTTCCAATCCTTCCAGTATATACGACCCATGTTCCTTACTCCGTTTTTCCTGTGTAAACTCCATGGGGGGTTCCTTAAGCCAGTTGGGAAAGTCCGATTCAAACCAATTCCTGCCCTCAGTGCATACCCGGAGATATCCGCCGGTTTCCCCATTGATCCATACGCCTAGATCAATCCAGTCACGAATCTCATCAGGACGCTTTCTGTACCATGGCACATATTCGCTTAGGTGCCCGTTGGACTCGGTACTGTAATATCCGAAACGGCGAAGCATATCTATCCTAACCTTTTCGGTCTTGCTGTAAACAGGGTGCTTTTCATACGCTTCAAGCAATTTGCCGGTCATGTCCTCGCCATTGTGCTTCACCTGTATGTACCAAGTCTGATGGTTTATGCCTGCACATATGATATCCACTTCCTCCTTCTTAAGTCCAAGTACTTCGGCTATCTGCTCGTGTCCACCCTGCACCCCGTGGCACAGGCCGATGGTCCTAACCCCGCCGTACTTGTTGCACGCCCATGTCAGCATTGCATTGGGATTGGCATAATTAAGAAGGAGACAATCAGGAGATGCAACCTCCCTAATGTCCTTACAGAACTCCAAAACCACAGGAATCCCGCGTTGCCCGTACATTATACCTCCGGCACAGAGGGTATCCCCCACACACTGGTCGATACCATATTTCAGCGGTATATCGATATCCAGCCTAAACGCATCCAATCCTCCGATCCTAACCACATTGAAAACATATTTGGCGTCCTTCAGCATGGCTCTGCGGTCGGTAGAAGCCTGTATTTTTATGTTCAACCCGTTGGCATCTATATCCCTCTGGCAAAGCTGCGTAACCATGTCCAAATTGTGTCGGTTAATGTCGGTAAAAGCTACTTCAATATTGCTGAATTCCTTTACTGCTAGTACATCCCTCAAAAGCCTCCTTGTAAAGCCTATGCTTCCTGCCCCGATGAATGCAATTTTGAACGACATAAAACAGCCTCCCTTTATATGTTGTGTTGGTGATATTATGAGCTAATTACAGAAGTAAGATTTATTATTGGAATAATATTCTTCAAATATAAAATATGCATCCATTACATGATATATGCTGCGTTTAAATAAAATCATTGTATTATCAAAACAGATATGTTATATTGTTGTTAACAAAAATGATATTAGCAGCAGTGATAATATTGCAAATTTATTTTGCATGCTAAATATAAAATCACTGCCAAAGGAGAGATAAAAATGGAATGTAAAATTATTGCCGACAGCAGTTGTGAATTAACTCCTGAAATGAAAAAAAGTATGAATATAGAGATAGTTCCCCTGACCCTCAGGCTTGAAGATAAAGAATATATAGATGACGACAGGCTTGATGTATCGCAATACATCAAAGATATGAAAGAATGTAAAACGCCTCTCAAAACATCGTGTCCATCTCCTGCAGATTTTTTAAACAAATTTGAAACCGGTAAAAGTAATTTTGTCGTTACATTGTCATCAAAAATCAGCGGTACATATCAAAGCGCAGTTACTGCCAAAAATATTTTTACGGAAAAAAACAAAAACTATATACATGTCTTCGATTCGATGAGTGCATCTGTAGGCGAAACGCTTATATGCATGAAAATAAACGAACTCGTTAAAAACGGCATGAATGAAGATGAAGTCACCCGAAATGTCAACGAATATATAAGCAGCATGAAGACCTATTTTTTGCTTGAAAACTTAGAGCACCTCGCAAAGTCAGGGAGGATCAGCCATCTGGTTGCAAAAGTTGCATCCGTACTCGACTTAAAGCTCATAATGGGCTCAAACGGAGAAGGTGGCATACGGCTGGTTGAAAAAGTAAGAAGCTACAAAAAAGCCTTTAACAGATTCCTTGATGCATGCAGCGAAAACGGAGTCAAACTTGAAGAAAAAATACTTGGCATTGCTCACTGCAATTGTCCAGATAGAGCGCTTAAGTTCAAAGAAGAGGTAAAAAAGAGATATAACTTTAAGGA is part of the Clostridiales bacterium genome and harbors:
- a CDS encoding alpha-glucosidase/alpha-galactosidase — encoded protein: MSFKIAFIGAGSIGFTRRLLRDVLAVKEFSNIEVAFTDINRHNLDMVTQLCQRDIDANGLNIKIQASTDRRAMLKDAKYVFNVVRIGGLDAFRLDIDIPLKYGIDQCVGDTLCAGGIMYGQRGIPVVLEFCKDIREVASPDCLLLNYANPNAMLTWACNKYGGVRTIGLCHGVQGGHEQIAEVLGLKKEEVDIICAGINHQTWYIQVKHNGEDMTGKLLEAYEKHPVYSKTEKVRIDMLRRFGYYSTESNGHLSEYVPWYRKRPDEIRDWIDLGVWINGETGGYLRVCTEGRNWFESDFPNWLKEPPMEFTQEKRSKEHGSYILEGLETGRLYRGHFNVVNEGTITNLPDDAVVEVPGYVDANGINIPKVGDLPLGCAAVCNASISVQRLAVEAAVHGDDILLRQAMMMDPLVGAVCNPPEIWQLVDEMLVAQEKWLPQYTRQIEEAKERLKSGRLIPTREGYQGAARLHTKTVEEMSADRAAAKENAGAADKAEKRPVAK
- a CDS encoding DegV family protein, which encodes MECKIIADSSCELTPEMKKSMNIEIVPLTLRLEDKEYIDDDRLDVSQYIKDMKECKTPLKTSCPSPADFLNKFETGKSNFVVTLSSKISGTYQSAVTAKNIFTEKNKNYIHVFDSMSASVGETLICMKINELVKNGMNEDEVTRNVNEYISSMKTYFLLENLEHLAKSGRISHLVAKVASVLDLKLIMGSNGEGGIRLVEKVRSYKKAFNRFLDACSENGVKLEEKILGIAHCNCPDRALKFKEEVKKRYNFKDIIIVGMSGLTSSYADEGGMVIAF